Genomic segment of Gloeocapsa sp. PCC 7428:
CCGCATGAGCCAAACCAGCAGGCTTATCTTGCAGAATATACGTGATATTAGCACCAAAGCGATCGCCGGTTCCGGTTTTATTTTGAACTTCGCGTCCCGTTTCTGGACTAATGATAATCCCAATATCAGTAATTCCAGCGGCAACGATTTCTTCGATACCGTACCAAAGAATTGGTTTGTTGGCGACGGGTACAAGTTGTTTAGCACCAGTATACGTTAGAGGACGCAAGCGAGTCCCTTTACCGCCGGAGAGAATCAGCGCTTTCATAAGTATTAATATAAAGTTCTGCCAGCATTTTCCTCAGTCCTTGTCGCCAGTGAGGCGATGGAGTTCCCAAAACTTTGGTTATTTTCCCACACGCGAGAACCGAATATGCAGGTCGTTGCGCCAAAGTCGGATATTCAGGCGTTGTAATCGGAATTACGCGCTGAATTTTGAGAGGAAAGCTTAATTTCTGCGCTTCTTCAAAAATTGCGACGGCAAAATCGTACCAGCTAGCAACACCACTGTTGGTATAGTGATAAATTCCAGTTGGGATTGGATTGATTTCAAGTAATTGGGCGATCGCACGAGTTATATCGCCTGTCCATGTTGGGCTTCCGATTTGATCGGCGACGACACGAATTTCTTCGCGATCTGCACCGAGTCGCAGCATCGTTTTCACAAAATTATTACCGTGACTACCGTATACCCAAGCTGTCCGCAGGATAATGTAGCGATCGCAGTTGTCTTGAATTGCTTGTTCGCCAGCAAGTTTCGATCGTCCATAAACCCCTAGGGGGTTTGTCGCATCAGTTTCTTGGTATGGATGGCTTTGACAACCATCGAATACGTAATCTGTCGAAATATGAATCAGGTGTGAATGTAATTGTTGTGCTTCTGCGGCGAGAATACCAGGGGCGATCGCATTAATTGCGGATGCGACTTCCGGTTCCGTTTCGGCTTTGTCTACCGCTGTGTATGCTGCCGCGTTGATAATAATTTGAGGCTGGACTTTACGGATAATCTGACGCAGGCTATCAGGCTGTGTTAAGTCAATCGTTGGACGTCCCACCGCAGTGACATCTACTATCTGTGCGAGGTAGCGTTGCAGTTGTTGACCTAATTGACCTGTGTTACCAATCAGTAAAATTGACGGTCTCATGCATTTAATTTACAACAGTCTGGCAATGCGGATATCATAGCGGATTGCGTGGAGATGTTATACCATGTCTGCCTCAATATTGAGCGCCTGGCAAATAAATTCGCGGTTCAAAAACCCTGTCCACCTGCGTGGACTTTTTAAAAACCTGTGAAGATAGGTTTTGTTTGCGTAGCTGCGGTTTCCACCGCAAAGCGCCTACGTGACATCATCAAGCAAAGACTTCAGCTTTATGAAAGAGTTGACCTGCTTGGTCTTTGGGTGAAAGTATCGGTGGGGCAGAAATAGACCAATCAATTGCAATATCAGGATCGTTCCACAAAATACAACGTTCGTGTTGTGGCGCGTAGTAGTCAGTCGTTTTGTAAAGAACTTCGGCGACAGGAGAGAGAACTAAAAAACCGTGGGCGAAACCTGGAGGTACCCATAACTGACGTTTATTCTCTGCACTCAGGATGCAACTAATCCAGTGACCAAAAGTCGGAGAACTTTTGCGGATATCTAATGCGGCATCAAGAATTTCACCAGCGATCGCGCGAACTAGCTTACCTTGTGGCTGCTGAATTTGATAGTGTAGTCCCCGCAGGACGTTTTGTAGCGATCGCGAATGGTTATCTTGGACAAAGTGCAGTGATATTCCCACTTTCTCTGCAAAAGCTTTCTCGTTGTAGCTTTCAAAAAAGAAACCGCGATCGTCAGCAAAGATCCGAGGCTCGATAATTAAAACATCAGGTATCTCAGTCGGCAATATATTCATCTTCGTGTTGCACTTCTTACAGACAGACCAACCCAGCTAAGTACGCCATAGATTCCGGCAATGAGAATAACTATGATATGCATTACAATACCAGCAGTCAGCGTGTGATAGGAATCATATCCTAATAAAGTAAAACCAAATACCCAACCAGCTTCTAATGTTCCGATGTTGCCTAGTGTGCTAACTGGTAGTAGCTGAGTTAAATTAGCTAAACTCGAACCTAATATGACTTCGGATAAAGACATTGAAAAGCCAAGTGACTGTAAAACGACCCAAAACAAGACAAATATTGTCAACCACAATAATATTGAATAGCTAAAAAGTTTTAAGTGAAGTGAAGGTTCGCGATAAATAAGCAACTCTTCATAAAAGTTTTTGATGAAAGTTTTAAGCTTTAAAAATAATTTACTACTTTTCCAATTACGTGCTAACTGCTGATTTTGTTTGATGAGTAGAGTTAGTAAACCTATAACTAGGGCGATCGCTAGTAAAACTACAATCAAATAGATTAACCAATCACTAGCTATTCTTCCTTGAATGACAGCCAATCCTATGCCTAAGCATACTATAGTGCCTAAGGCTAAAGCATCATGAATACGCGTTAATAATAGCGACGCTACTGAGCTAATATAAGGATAATTAGAATAACGTTTAAGTAGAATAGGTAAACTTAATTCACCTGTTCTGACTGGTAATACGTGATTAAGAAATTGGTATATACAAGTAATCTCAAAAATGATGTAGTATGAGATTTTCGCTTTAATTGAAAGTATTCCCAGAAAACGTAATGCTCTTAATGCCTGTGTAATCCCTACTAACAAGAATATTTTTGATACACCTAATAACCCAACTTGATACAATGCAGATGAAATATCAGAAGGATTTAGAATACTTCCCAATATAGCGATTAAGAAGATTGTAAAAACGATACTCCAAACTTTTTTATTACGGACTAAACGATCAACCATTTCGTTATTTAGTTTGAGCTAAAATCACAGTCCAAGGCAGTAATGCTTTCACACTTAAGATCTCAAACTTTGTTTCTACCAGCTTGATAAAACCTCGACGCGACCAATGTTGAATGTGTCCAGGACTGTTACCAAATTTAGTTAAATAAGCACCGCGTAAAAAATTAAGTGTTCTAAATATTGGTTCTCTAGGAACGCTGAGAATACAGTAGGGTTTAGCAACGCTAGCAAGCTTTTCTAAGCCTATTTGCGGGTGTTCTAAATGTTCTAAGACTTCACAACATACGACTAGAGTAGCCCGATCAGTATCATGTAAATCGTATATACTTTTCTTCTCAAAAGATATGCGAGAATAATTAACTCTATTTTTGGCAATCTCTAGAATTTTATCTGAAATATCAATGCAATGCAACGATGCGTTTGTCTGACTCAGTATTTGAGTAATGTGACCTTCACCGCAGCCGACTTCAAGAATATTCTTAGGTTTGATTTGGCTGACAAGTTCTGTAATAGCTTGATCGAACTGGTAAAGTAGATATTTTCCTACTGGATTTCGCATTTCATACTTATTCGATCCAGTTCCAACAACTACACCGTCCTCAATTAAAGGAAAATGGCGATTTTGATTCATGTTCAACAGTGTGAATATTAACGAGATAAATGCAAATTTTCATCAATCACTTCAGCAACTTGTTGTTCTAAGCAGTCTGAGTGCGAGTATCGTGTTAATAATTCTGCTAGTATTCCTAAAGAAATTAACTGCACTGATAAAATTGTGGATAGTATGCCGAAAAATAAAAGTGGTCGATTACCGATTGGGCCTAAACCCAAAAACCATAGAATGACGAGATAGATAAGGATGCCACTTCCTAAAAGACCAAAAAATAAGCCTAATTTACCGAATAAGTGTCCTGGTTTATATAAGTATCGAGTAATCACAAGTACGGTTAATAAATCAATTAAACCGCGCGAATAGCGTTCCCATCCGTATTTAGATTTTCCATATTGTCTACTAAAGTGACAGATGGCAACTTCTCCAACTCGAAAACCTAAACTATGTGCAAGTACTGGGATATATCTGTGGAGTTCACCATAGATTTTAATACAGTCTAAAACTTCCTTGCGATAGACTTTAAAACCACAGTTAAAATCATGTAAAGGAATCCCAGCAATTTTTGCAGTAACTTTATTGTATATTTGTGAAGGTAGAGTTTTAGAGATGGGGTCATTGCGGCGTTGACGCCAGCCTGAAACGAGATCAAAGCCTTCTTCTAGCTTGTGTAAAAATTTAGGTACTTCAGCCGGATCGTCTTGGAGATCGGCATCAATCGTAAAAATAATTGTGCCTTTTGCTCGTTTAAATCCAGCAAAAAGGGCGGCAGATTTACCAAAATTTCTGCGGAGTTTGATTGCTTTGATTTGTGTAGGATATTGATGAACTAAATCTTTAATATAAAACCAGGAATTATCACTACTTCCATCGTCTATAAAGATAATTTCGTATTTACTCAGCCTTTCCTTGGTCATTACTTTTTGAATTTTTTCTGATAAAGTAACAACAGTTGCTTCTTCATTACATACAGGAATTACAAAGCTGATACCAATTGACATATTAATTTAGTTGTTTGAATAGTGTTCATTAAGCTTGTAAACATTTTGTAGCCTGATCCAATCTTTGTAGTTTGCACTAGTATACGCAAATAAGGTTTCATCTTCTGGCGATAGGTGGACGTATCCTTTCCAGCCAGAAAATGCGTAAGACATTCCTAGGGATTGAGCAACGTCTGGACGAGGAAACCCCGTGAGCGCAAAACCGCGTATAATGTTGTTTTGATTTAAGATGGCAACGCAGTTGAGACGGCGACGTTTGCGATCGCCTGCCCAGCCTTCGACTCTAGCGATGTCAGAGTTCAGCTTAGTAAGATTATCAAAAAACCCTGGCAATGTTTTTGCTGCTGGAGGTTTAAGTACGTGGGAACCAAGCTGCTGATCGATTGTACAAAAGCTGTTGTTGAAAGGTTGATGAAATGGAACGAAACCGTGTTGTTTGAGTGCAGCTGTTAAGTTGAGAAATTGTTCAGGAGAGGAAGTAATAACGTGCTGGACAATATCTGTATCAGCAACACCTAGTTGAACTGACAGAGTTACCAATGGTTGTAAGGAAGCTGTGCGTGCAATCATTTGAGCGGCTTCAGTTCCAACTCTGTACATCGACAGGATCAAAACGGTTAATCCTGCGAATAGGGTTATTCGTAGTTGCCAATAATTTCTATCATTTAGTCGAACTTTTTGCAACCCTGTGACAACAATCACAGTCAAACTCAGCCAAAATAAACTAGGCAACGATGCATAGCGCGAGACTGTTGCAGATTCTACCCCAAATCCAGAACGACTCGTCGCCGCCATTAATGCAGTACCGATAACATACCCTTGTAAAGCTAGCCAAGGAAGCCAAGAAGTGCAAACCCATTTTGCTTGTGGTGTTAGCCAATAGCCTGTACAGCAAACCGCGATCGCACAACCAACAGCACCGACAATAAAGGCAGCATAAACATTTTGTGTAAAAATCGCGCCTAAATACGTTGGAATGTACGCGAGGAGATCGCGAATACTCAGCGACAGCGGTGGATGGTAGTAAGGAGTTTTGTAAGTAAATCCATAAGTACCACCAATAGCGATCGCCGCCGCAAAATACAATAACACCACCCGCCGAGGTAAGCGCATCAATACTACAGCAGCACATAAAACTGGCAATACAGCAAGCGCAGTACTATAAGTTAAAGCACCA
This window contains:
- the rfbD gene encoding dTDP-4-dehydrorhamnose reductase → MRPSILLIGNTGQLGQQLQRYLAQIVDVTAVGRPTIDLTQPDSLRQIIRKVQPQIIINAAAYTAVDKAETEPEVASAINAIAPGILAAEAQQLHSHLIHISTDYVFDGCQSHPYQETDATNPLGVYGRSKLAGEQAIQDNCDRYIILRTAWVYGSHGNNFVKTMLRLGADREEIRVVADQIGSPTWTGDITRAIAQLLEINPIPTGIYHYTNSGVASWYDFAVAIFEEAQKLSFPLKIQRVIPITTPEYPTLAQRPAYSVLACGKITKVLGTPSPHWRQGLRKMLAELYINTYESADSLRR
- a CDS encoding bifunctional 2-polyprenyl-6-hydroxyphenol methylase/3-demethylubiquinol 3-O-methyltransferase UbiG; translated protein: MNQNRHFPLIEDGVVVGTGSNKYEMRNPVGKYLLYQFDQAITELVSQIKPKNILEVGCGEGHITQILSQTNASLHCIDISDKILEIAKNRVNYSRISFEKKSIYDLHDTDRATLVVCCEVLEHLEHPQIGLEKLASVAKPYCILSVPREPIFRTLNFLRGAYLTKFGNSPGHIQHWSRRGFIKLVETKFEILSVKALLPWTVILAQTK
- a CDS encoding lysylphosphatidylglycerol synthase transmembrane domain-containing protein: MVDRLVRNKKVWSIVFTIFLIAILGSILNPSDISSALYQVGLLGVSKIFLLVGITQALRALRFLGILSIKAKISYYIIFEITCIYQFLNHVLPVRTGELSLPILLKRYSNYPYISSVASLLLTRIHDALALGTIVCLGIGLAVIQGRIASDWLIYLIVVLLAIALVIGLLTLLIKQNQQLARNWKSSKLFLKLKTFIKNFYEELLIYREPSLHLKLFSYSILLWLTIFVLFWVVLQSLGFSMSLSEVILGSSLANLTQLLPVSTLGNIGTLEAGWVFGFTLLGYDSYHTLTAGIVMHIIVILIAGIYGVLSWVGLSVRSATRR
- the rfbC gene encoding dTDP-4-dehydrorhamnose 3,5-epimerase — protein: MNILPTEIPDVLIIEPRIFADDRGFFFESYNEKAFAEKVGISLHFVQDNHSRSLQNVLRGLHYQIQQPQGKLVRAIAGEILDAALDIRKSSPTFGHWISCILSAENKRQLWVPPGFAHGFLVLSPVAEVLYKTTDYYAPQHERCILWNDPDIAIDWSISAPPILSPKDQAGQLFHKAEVFA
- a CDS encoding glycosyltransferase family 2 protein, which codes for MSIGISFVIPVCNEEATVVTLSEKIQKVMTKERLSKYEIIFIDDGSSDNSWFYIKDLVHQYPTQIKAIKLRRNFGKSAALFAGFKRAKGTIIFTIDADLQDDPAEVPKFLHKLEEGFDLVSGWRQRRNDPISKTLPSQIYNKVTAKIAGIPLHDFNCGFKVYRKEVLDCIKIYGELHRYIPVLAHSLGFRVGEVAICHFSRQYGKSKYGWERYSRGLIDLLTVLVITRYLYKPGHLFGKLGLFFGLLGSGILIYLVILWFLGLGPIGNRPLLFFGILSTILSVQLISLGILAELLTRYSHSDCLEQQVAEVIDENLHLSR